Part of the Bacillota bacterium genome is shown below.
TAGAGCGTTCCGCTTGACACCGGGGGACCGGCGAAGGTGACATAAGAAAGACTTGAGCCGGTGGCACTGATGCAGACACTGTTAAAGTCTGCCGATGAAAATGCTGCTGTTCCGGAGCTGTCTGTCGAATACTTGATAGCGCTTGCCGCTGAGGTTACGTCTACGTTTACGGTGCCTGTGAAGGAATAACCATAGTAGCTGACTCCTGTATAAGTGATCGGCACTGAGCCGGAATAACCGCTGTAGGGCACAAAGGTGACGTTTGAGAGATAAGGCATCCCGTTATAATATAATTTCGTGGCGGCGGATACATAAGAGTCAAAATCTGACGGGGAGGTATAGTTGTAATAGAGCGTGCCGTATGAGGACGACGGCAGGGTGAACTTGACATAGCTTAAGGTGTCGCCGGTATCGTTTAAGCAGGTGGTGTTGAAATCTTCGCCGTCAAAGGTGACGGACGAGCCTTTTGCAACCGTATACTCTATACTGTCAAGAGACGAACCGCCGACGGTTATGTGTATCGCCCCTGTGAAGGAGGTGCCGCTGTTGCTGACACCGGTGTAGGATAACGACAGCGTGCCGGAGTAACCACTGGTCGGAACGAACGAAATTTTTGAAAGATAGGGAGAGGTGCTGTAATAATAATTCGTACCTGCCGATACGGAAGTGCCGTATCCTGTCGATGAATTATAATCGTAATACAGAGTGCCGTATGAGGACGTCGGCAGAGAAATTCTTACATATTTAAGGTAAGCCCCCGTTTCGTCTACGCAGGCGGCGTTGAAGTCGGCGTCGTCAAAGGTAACGCATGAGCCTGCGGCGACCGAATAATCTATGACGTCTGAGCCCGTGGAGGCGGAGCCGCCGACATTGACCGTTATCGTGCCGTTGTAGCTTGTGCCGCTTGTGGTATAGCCGGTGTAGTAGATCGACACGGTGCCTGTGTAGCCGCTGTAGGGCACGAAAGAGACATTTGATATGTAGGGCGACGAGCCGTAATAATAACTTGTGCTTGCCGATACGGCGGAGTCGTAGCTGTAGGATGAATAGTAATTATAATAGAGCGTGCCGGAATAAGAAGATGGCAGAGAGAACCTTACGTAAGACAGGCTTTTGCCTGTTGCGCTCGCACATGCGTTGTAAAAGCTTGAGGCGCTGAATGTGACAGGCGTGTTTTTCGCTGTCGTGTATGTAATTGAGCTTGCGGAGCTTGTCACGTTTATGCCGATCGTTCCTGTATACGAATATCCGTGTTTGCTGACCCCGGTGTAAGTGATGCTCACAGCACCTGTGTAACTGCTGTAGGGCACGAATGTCACCTTTGAAATATAGGGTGACGAGTCCATGTAATAATAGGTGCCCGACGAAACGGCAGAACTGTAGCTGTAGGATGAGGTATAGTCATAATAGAGCGATCCGTATGAATACGAGGGCAGTGTGAACTTCACATAATTCAGATCGTCGCCCGTCGCGTCGATACATGCGTCGTTGAAATCGCTTTCGTCAAAAACGATAAAAGAGTTTTTCGAAACAGCGTAGTTTATCGAGCCGGAAACAGCGCCAACGTTGATTTTTACAGTGCCGTTATAGCTTGTGCCGCTTGCGGTATAGCCTGTGTAGCTTATGGTAACAGCGCCGGAATAGCCGCTGTATGGAACGAAGGTGACTTTTGAGAGGTATGACGAGGCGTTATAGTAGTAACCAGTGCCTGCCGACACCGCCGAATCATAAACTGAAGATGAGGTATAGTTGTAATACAGTTTTCCGTATGATGAGGATGGAAGCGTGAATTTCACATATGACAGGGTCTGCCCCGTAACGTTTTTGCAGACATTGTTGAAATCGTCAGCGTAAAAGGTGACAGGCTTGTTCGAGTCTGTTTCATACTCGACGATCTCTGAATTTGCATCATTCACCGTGATTTTGACCGTGCCGCTGTAGCTTACGCCGCTTACGGTATATCCGGTGTAGTTTATTGTGACAGTGCCGGTGTAAGTCGCCGACGGAACGAAGGTGACTTTATATATATATGGCGATGAGCTTTTGTAATATTTTGTGCCGGATGAAACGACAGAATCATAGCTTGATGAGGAAGTATAGTTATAATACAATGTGCCGTAGGTGGAGGATGGAAGCGTGAATTTCACATATGAAAGCGTTTCGCCGGTCAGCGTGGTGCATGTGCTGCTGAAATCGGAGGAGGCGAAAGTGACAGTTTTATCATTGTAAACCGAATAGGAAATGGCGGCCGCTGTCGCTGAACTTACAGTTATGACGACTTTGCCGGAATACGAGCTGCCGCTCGTGCTGTATGCTGTGTAATTTATCGTGACCGTTCCTGTATAGCCCGACCTTGCGGCGAAGGTGATATTCGACAGGTATGGGTCAGATGAGTAATAATAGCTCGTGCTTGCCGACACCGCGGAGTCGTATGAGGACGAGGAAGTATAGTTGTAATACAAAGTGCCGTATGTGGAGGAGGGCAGGGTGAACTTTACATAGGAGAGCGTTTCGCCCGTCATTTTATCGCAAACGCTTTGGAATGAGCTTGAGGAAAATGCGGCGACTCCCCCCGAGACGGTGTTCAGGGTTATGTCGTCTGCTGTTTTTGCGGTGACTGTGATTTTAAGCGAAGCCGTGCCGGCGCTGTTTCCGTCGGTGTCATATGCCTTGACGATATAGCTGACTGTACCCTCGCCGGTGGGGACAAAGGTGAGCTTGCCAAAGTTTGCGGCGGTCACCTTTCCGTCCGAGCCTAACGCTGTTCCGTCGATTTTCAGGCTTCCGAAGGACGGGTTTGCGCCGCTTATCACGACATAGGACAGCGCCGGGCTGTCGTTTTGCGTGTATTTAGACTCAAAGTCAGACGCTGTAAAGCTTATGCTGCCCGGCATGGCGGCGGTTTTCGTGATCGTGCCGCCGAACGTTCCGTTTACCTTTGCCATGCGTTTGACCCTGACGGTGTATGTGGTGGTGTAAAACGCATCGTCGCCGCTTTTCTGGTATGTGACGAGCATATTCACCGGATCGCCGTCAACGGCTGCGACCGAGCCGCCCGGGAAGGAGGCGACAGCCGTAGAATAGGATGAGCCGTATGCTATATCAAGCCCCACAGACAGGTCGACAGTGCTGCCCGCATATCCGTATTTGACCTGGAGCGTAACGTCCTTTGCCGAGCTTACGTTAACAGCCGAAGCGATGCTCGAGTGGTTTATCGAGGTGAGCACAAACTCGTCGTTTGCGGCATACACGCCGGCGGGCAGCAGCCCGACCGCAATTATAAAGGCTAAAAGATACGCCAATGCCCGCCTTGTCCGTTGTTTCATATGTTTCCTCCCGTGATTCTTTACGATGATAATATCACAATATTATGGTTGATTCGTTAAAAAAACATTAAATCTGATAAAATTTCCCTTGACTTAAACAGTATAAAAGTATTGTACCAATATGAATAGGTAAAATCAAGTAAACAGTAGGGATAATTGTATCTTAGTTTTATCTTTGACAAAAAAGGTGGAAATTCTTGTTTGATAGGGATATAATGGATATTATGAAAGCTAATGCCTATTTTTTGAGAAATCAGGGTGCTTGATATGAAAAAATTCATTTTTGCGGCTATGGTTTTCGGCCTCTTTTTCTGCGGTTCGGCATGGGCATATAACGTTGATCTGCCGGGTGACTATAGAACCAATGATGGTCAAGACTGGTTTTTTGCATCTGATACAAATGGGGATGTCACAGTAGCAGTGGGTGAAAACGGCAGGATTTGCGTTTCGAAAGATAATGTCAATTGGGAAGAAGTGCGATTCGTTACCTTTAGCAGTTTGAATCATGTTGCATGGGACGGATATGAATTTGAAGCTTTCTCTGATAAAGCTATTTTTAAATCAAGCGATGGCTATCATTGGACGGAATATCCCGACGACGGACGCTGTGAACTGTATAGTCATAATAATGTGATTTTAGATTTAAATATCCCTAAAAATCAACCGTTTGAGCTGCCTGATAAAGGTATTAGTTTTACCGGAAAGGATTATGTAAAAATTGACGAGACATATGCATCAGACACAGGGTCGACTGATAAATTATATCAAAGCGATGATGGAAAGACGTGGAATTATATTAAACAAATATGCAGCAAAGAAGATTATACCGCTGAAGAATACATGCTGTTTTGCTTTTTATCCACAGATTATTCCGGCATAAGGGGGCAGATCATTAACACTGGAAATGAATACCTTGTGAGGGAGGGAATGTGGGACAATGGGTATTCTCCAAGACAGCGCGAATATGACGGCGGTGAAATCTACGTTTATGACCTAAATTTTAATTTTGTAAAGAAAATCAAGTTTAACGAATATATCATGCAAATGTCCTACTTGGATGGGATATGTTATGTTTTATATGACAGGACATATGACTTATATAAATCTAGCGACCTTGAAACATGGACTAAAGTGGAAAATGGTATAGGGGTTCCAATGAGAAATAAATACACAACAATCTTTGAAACCTTTGCGACTGTCGAATATGGAGATCCGTTTAGTCTGACAAATTTCACTTCTACCGCGGTAAGATGTATAGACGGGGTTCCGGGGCAGAGGGTAGCGATGGAAGATAATGAGTTCAACCGAATATTTGTGCTCGGCGACTACTTCTTTTCTATAAACAATAGTATAGAAAACGGCCGGGTGCCCAGTTTTTCTTATTCAAAAGACGGCATTTATTGGGCAACGCAGAAAGTCCCGGGAGCATGGGGCATTGACTATATAATTCTTTCCGAAGACAGTATATATGTAGTTAAAGATGATTTCGTTTTAAAGTATTCGCTGAGTGATATCGACGCGACTGTGCCTTATCAAACAGACTATGTTCAGGTAAACGGCAATATCTTAGGCTTTGACGTGCCGCCGGCAAACGAAGACGGCAGGCTTCTAGTGCCCATGCGTTTCCTGTTCGAGCAGATGGGCGCGCAGGTCGCGTGGGATGGCGGCACCCAGACTGCAACCGTGACTAAGGACGGAAAACAGGTTTCATTTCAGATAAACAACAATAGTGCGAATGTCGGCGGCGAAACGAAAGCGATGGACGTCCCCGCACGGCTAATCAAAGGCAGAACAATGGTTCCCCTGCGGTTTTTATCTGAAAATCTCGGCTATAACGTTAGATGGGACAGCGATAGCCATATCGTGGCGATAAATTAAATTTTTGGAGGATGAGATGAAACGATTTGTTGCGGCGCTACTACTAAGTTTATCATACTAATATTAAGGAGCGGGGTAATCCCACTCCTTTTTCATTTTGACTGGACGAGTATCCTGCGGAACTGATTGGGGGTGACGTTCATGTGCTTTTTGAATACGGCGTTGAAGAATTTGATCTTGTCATAGCCGACAAGCCCGGCGATCTCGACGACTTTTTTGTCGGTGTTCGCAAGGAGACGGCAGCTTTGCTCTATCCGCACCTTCTGCAGACAGCTTAGAAAAGTCATGCCGGTATCCTCTTTGAATTTGCGGCTCAGATATGGAAGGCTGAAATTAAGCTGACTGCTGATATTTGAAAGGGTGGGCGACTCCATATAGTGCTCGTTTATGAAGTTTACGATATAACTGCTTATGCTGCCGGAATCGGCAGCTATTTTTTCGGGCGTGACACGGCGCATGATGCGGATTATCACCTCAATGAGGTTACAGCGCATGACCTCCATACAGCCTGGCGCTTTTTCCTCGTATTCTCTGACAAGCTTTTGCATGAGTGCATATATCGAGCCGTCCTCGTCATAGAAAACCCGGTTTATCGGGCTTGAAGAGGGCTGATAGCGGAATCGGATGAGATAGTTGTCGAGAAGCCTTGTGAAGGTGCGGCAGTTTACAAGCGTTTCGTCTATAAAACTCGGGATGAACAGGCAGTTTATCAGCCCAAAATCCGAATCTTCAAACCTTTTATACTGGTGAGGCGTGCCGTAATCGACAATAAAGAAACTGCCCCTTTGCAGGATCGTCTCTTTTGAATCGAAATGGTGCAGAGCCTTGCCGTTTGTGATATAAACTAGCTCTAAGAAGTTATGCTTGTGATACCTTTTCTCTGTTTCGGACGTCTGAACCATCATGCGTATTTTTTCATCAGGAGCAAAGTGCACGGTGTAAACTTCCGACATGTCAAAAACACCCCCTAAAAATGAAATAATGACTATAGTTTTATTGTATCTCCGGGGGTATACTGTTGTCAACATAAAGAGAAAAGAGTGGAATCGTATGAAATGGCAGGCAAAATGGATCAGACCGTCAGTTGATTTCGGAAAGGTCAATCCGGTCTACAGAAAAAAGCTGAATATAAAAGGAAAGCTCAGCGGTGCGGAGCTTGTGATTACCGCTATGGGCGTGTATGAGGCGGCGATAGACGGAAAACGGGTGGGGGATTTTATTCTTGCCCCGGGTTGGACGTCCTACAGCAAGCGCCACCAGTATCAGACCTATGACATCACCGATATGCTGTCAAACACAAGCGTGCTTGAGGTCACCGTCGGGGAGGGTTGGTATAGAGGCCGTCTTGCGGGCTGGATCAAAAGAGAGAATGAGCGTGCCTCGATTCCCCCGGCAATAATTGCCCAAATCGAGCTTACCTATGCCGACGGGTCGCATGAGCTTATTTTGACGGACAAAACGTGGGAGGCGGCGGAAAGCCCGGTGCTGTTCAGCAATATATACGACGGCGAGGTCTATGACGCAAGGCATGTCGACAACACTTTTTACCCTGCCGCCGAGATGGCTGATGCCACAACGGATAACCTTATCCCCCAGCAGGGCGAAAAGGTCACCGAACACGAGCATTTAAAGCCCCTGCGCGCGTTCGTAACGCCAAAGGGCGAAAAGGTGATAGATTTCGGGCAGAACCTGACGGGTTATGTGGCTTTCACCGTGAATGCCAAAGCGGGCGAGCGGGTCGTCATCTCCTGTGCCGAGACATTGGACGCCGACGGCAATTTCTACAACGCAAACTACCGCAGTGCAAAATCTAAGATAGAATATACCTGTAAAGACGGCGTGCAGTTTCACAAACCGTCCCTTACATTTTTTGGATTCAGATATATCCGCCTCGACGAGGTGCCATCCGGCTGGAATGCGGACGATTTCACAGCTATTGCCCTGTACTCGGATATGAAGCGCACAGGCCATCTGATCTGCTCAGACTCGAGGCTTAACCGCCTGTTTGACAATATCGTTTGGGGGCAGAAAAGCAATTTCCTCGATGTTCCGACCGACTGCCCACAGCGTGACGAGCGCCTCGGATGGACGGGGGACGCACAGGTTTTCTGCCGGACTGCGACATATAATTTTGATGCAAAGAAATTCTTTGAAAAGTGGCTCGCTGACCTTGCGGCGGATCAGGGAGAAGACGGCTATGTTCCGCATGTGGTGCCTGACTGTCTGCCCAAAAGGGAAAGCAGTGCCGCATGGGGTGACGCTGCGGTCATCTGTCCGTGGCAGGTCTATCTGACCTACGGCGACACGGAGATTTTGAAGAATCAGTTTGAAAGCATGAAGCTGCGCATCAAGTATATCGGCGGGCACACAAGCGACAAGTATCTGTGGACTGGCGCTAAGCATTTCGGAGATTGGCTGGGGCTGGACTCGCCGGAGGGCAGCTATAAAGGCTCGACCCGTGCCGATTTTATCGCCTCGGCTTACTATGCTTATACGACAAGCCTTGTCGTCAAAGCCGGAAAAGCGCTTGGGGCGGACGTTTCAGAGTATGAAGCGCTTTATGAAAACATCTTAAAAGCTTTCAGAAAGGCTTTCAGCACATATAAGACCCAGACCGAGCATGTCCTTGCGCTTTATTTCGACCTTGCCGAGGACAAAAAGCCTGTTGCAGACTCACTTGCCAAAATGATTAGGGAAAACGGCAACAAGCTTAAGACAGGTTTTGTCGGAACGCCATACCTCCTGCACGCACTAAGCGATAACGGTCATGCGGACGTCGCATACAGCCTGCTTTTGCAGGATGAGTTCCCGTCATGGCTCTATTCCGTCAAAAAGGGCGCCACGACGATTTGGGAGCATTGGGATGGCGTAAAAGAGGACGGCAGCTTTTGGAGCACCGATATGAACTCGTTCAACCACTATGCTTACGGCTCTGTTGGCGACTGGGTTTACGGCGTTGCGGCAGGCATACGGACAGTTGAGGAGCATCCGGGATTTGAGCGGGTACTGATTAAACCGATCCCCGACGAGAGGCTTTCATGGCTCTGCGCCGAGCTTGAGACGAAATACGGGACTATCCGTTCAAAGTGGACCTATGTTGACGGCAGGGCAAGGTATGAAATAGACACTCCATCGCCCGCAACTATTGTAATAGGTGACAAGACTTATGAGGTCGAAAAAGGTTCGTATATTTTTTAAGGCTTTTGTTTCTCCCTAAAGGTTTATATTGCTAAAAAATAAACCGTTATGGTATACTATACAAAAATAGGGGGGGAACAATTATGAAAAGATTTTTGACTGCATTTTTATTGATTTTATCCCTGCTTCCTGTCAGCGTTTTTGCGTCAGACGATGGGTTTGATATGAAAAGCTCGTATGATGCGGAGAAAAACGCCGTGGTTTGGGAAAACGACATGTTTGCCGCAACATTTACAGGCAATTCGGCTTCCGACGTCAAAACCGAAAACGGCATGGTGAAGTCGGTTTCTTTCCCGGGAACCGTGCAGGTGCAGTTCAAGGGTGTGTTCGACCAGGCTTTTCTGTACAAAAACAACGGGAACGGCGAATATTCCGACAACTTTTTCACAAATGTCGAACAGGTTGCGGGCACAAACGATACCTATGAGACAAACAGTGCGGTGCTGACGGAAGGGGAGTATACGCTCGGGTTCATTTTGGATTACGGCAGCTATGCCACCGGTCAGAGCATTACCATTTACGTGGGAAGCGGCGCACAAAACCCGGACACACAGCAGCCAACAGCGCCCGGCAGTTCTGATAACGGCAGTTTTATACAGATCGACACCGACAGAGCCTCATATTTTACGGACAGCACCACGCTTTCCGATGGGGCAAATATCAGCGAATGGGCGGCATCCGAGGTGAACGAAGCTCTTCAAAAGTCCATTGTTCCTAAGAGCATTTACGATGAAAGCAATTACAAGCGTGCGATAACCCGCAAGGAATTTGCATATGTCATGGTTGGGGCGATGCAATCTTTTAGTTACACCTTCGACGATCTTACTTCTTATTTTAAAGCCTACGGCTTTCATACCGATTTCACCGATTCGAATAATGATCTTATAATTCAGATCGCACGTATGAATAATATCATTAACGGCACGTCGGAAACCACTTTTTCACCCGACGGTCTCCTTACAAGAGAGCAGGCGGCGGCAATGCTCGAGCGCCTTTACGATCAGTGCCAGACCCAATACGGGATCGGAAAACCGATAATCACTGATCCCACATACTTTGCGGACAGAGATAAATTCAGCTCATGGGCTGAAAGCGGCATCAACTTTGTATCCGCTTTAACTGATCCTCAGACAAGCAGGCTTGTGATGGGCGGCGTCGGCGACGACTGCTTTCTTCCTGATGGACAACTTACCGTAGAGCAGGCGCTGATTGCAGCCAAGCGGATGATTTCCTTTGCCGAAAGTAAACACAGTTAAAGAAGAAAAAGAAAAAAGAGTGTGGAGGTTGTATAATAAACTGGACACCAAGATAAGTACGAAAGGTAAAATAGTTTATTAAGAGCGGTTTATGACAAGAAATTGAAGACGGCAGTCTACGCCGTTTGATTAATGGAGTCTGTAAAAGAGTTTTCTATGATACATTAAAATATCATAGGAAGCTCTTTTATTTTTTATTGGAAGGGAAATTAACCGATGAGCGAAAGGAAAAAGCAAATCATATAGTCACTGTTGGAAGTGTATACATTCGGTCTGCGACCAAACATATGCCATATTTAAAGTATTTAGAATCAAATAAAAAAAGGCTTTGAAACAAAGCCTTTTTTTATTGCAAAACTGCCGCCCGCAACAGGAATTCAGACTCAATGAAAAAATCTGGCTGTCGTTCAATCGGTTTCCTCATTTTTAACGGGGCGACATGGGCATCGCCCCACACACAGAGGATCAATGCTGTCTCTCCAATCTACGTCAAGGATCATAATTAATCGCAGTCAGCCAATAAGTGTAAATAAAGTTTTCTATCAGAAAACTTTTACCCATGATGCTTACTTTTCGATAATTCAGCAGCGTTTTGGGACGCTAATTCCATGATTTCTTCCGCGATTTCTGCTTCATTCACCTTTGACAGCCGTTTCAGCTTGCTACGCTGTTCTTCATATGCCTTTGCTAAAACGATTGCCCTCCCCGCCTTATCAAGTGTTTCATATACCTCGAAAAGCTCATTCATACTTTCCGGGATCTGCGGAGCTCTTTCCTTGCCCATAAGCAAAAAGTCTGTCGATATATCTAAAAAATTGCATATACAAGGTATCTTGTCTGCAGACGGGTTTGTCCCCTTTCTGCGCCAATCTCCTATTGTGTTTGCACTTATACCTGTTCCTCGTGCTAAATCTGCATCAGACAGCTTCTTTTCTTTCATAATTTCAAACAGTCTTTGGCTAATTGTCACAAAGAGCACCTCTAATCTTTGTATAAAATGCCCTTGCATTTACGGTTGACAAACCTTGCATATACAAGGTATAATGTAACCACAGGAACGACAAAGGGCGCAATAATTCCCAAATAAAACTTCTTACGACACAATTTTACATCCATAAGTAATCCTTTGTCAACAAAATATGGAAGAAGGTCAAAAAATTTAGAAATAAAAAATTAAACAAAAAAAGTAAACTTTACATTTTATGTCCAGACAAAAACTGGAAATATTTTGAGATTTGTTTAACCTGCCAGTTAGTTCATTTTAACCGTATTAAAGCTGAATGTAAAGCCTTTGGCAGAAGTTTCTGTTCGCTTGCGTGAATATGCGAGATGAGAGAGGGGCGAGGACGAGAGAGGTGGGGATGCGGAAGTGCGAGAGAGATGTGAGAGAGGCGAGACCGTGGAGCTTTTGAAAAATTTACACAAAGGAAGTATATGTATGTCGTTTTCAAAGAATCTAAAAAAATTTCGTGAAAACTGTGGATTGACACAGGAAGAACTCGCGGAAAAGCTTAATGTAAGCAGGCCGCTGATCACTCGGTTTGAACTCGGGATCAAAAAACCGTCTCTTGATCTGCTTGAACAGATTGCCGGCGCTCTGGACTGTTCTATGGCTGACCTCTTATCCTGAATATTTTCCGAAAGTGGACAAAGCCGCGGCACATAAGATTTACCGGGGAAGTGGTGGCATGAAAGAGATTGACATCTCGACGGAAAATCACCGGTGGTCGCCTTTTCAATGCGTGTAGCGTGCCAAAGGCTGAATCCTTTTAAGCGGGATTTTTAGATATTCTGTTGGAGGCTAGTCTATTTGACGGTCATTTGAAAAATCAATGCATCATTGGAGGAATCAATTTTGAAACAGTATAGAACATGCCCAACCTGCGGAGCAACTCTTGATCCGGGAGAAAAATGTATATGCGGCGGACATAAAACTAAAATCGAATTATTCACAGTCACCGCGACACGGTGCCGTCGGTGCGGCGGCATTTTAACCTCTAAATTCGGCATTAAAAATGGAATAGGTCCGTGCTGCCGTAAAAAAGAACTTGCAATGAGCCAGATCGACCCCATGCAGATCGCCCTTGGAGACGACCTATGAAAAAATCAGCTGTGTTTATTGCTTTGGCTATGCTTATCTTTACCGCTTCCGCGGACAAGCCCTCTCCTCAGGATGTTCCAGCTGCTGACGCGCGGGTCGTGCAGGCTTTCATCAGAGTGAACAATAGCTGGACAAGCATAGGCAAGTTCACCGTTACCGCCTACTGTCCCTGTAAAAAATGCTGCGGCAAATGGAGCGATTCACTTAATCCTATTACCGCTTCGGGCGCGCCAGCCGTGGAGGGCGTTACTGTCGGGGCTGATTTTAGTATCCTGAAACCCGGTACAAGAATCTTTATTGATGGAATAGGAGAGAGAATTGTTCAGGACAGAACGGCGGGCTGGGTCTCTGACAAGTATAACGGTAGGATTCTGGACCTATTTTTCACCAGCCATGCCGACGCCGCCGCTTTTGGAAAACTGCAGTGCAATGTGTTTATTTTGGGAGACCCTTACCAAAAAAAATTGATTGGAGTGGCGGCTATGAGCTTCAGAGATAGATATCAGTTTAAAAAGATCGGGCAGATCAGAATCGGTGAAGAGGTCATCGTCGGCACGAAACCTATTGTCCGCATG
Proteins encoded:
- a CDS encoding copper amine oxidase N-terminal domain-containing protein, translating into MKKFIFAAMVFGLFFCGSAWAYNVDLPGDYRTNDGQDWFFASDTNGDVTVAVGENGRICVSKDNVNWEEVRFVTFSSLNHVAWDGYEFEAFSDKAIFKSSDGYHWTEYPDDGRCELYSHNNVILDLNIPKNQPFELPDKGISFTGKDYVKIDETYASDTGSTDKLYQSDDGKTWNYIKQICSKEDYTAEEYMLFCFLSTDYSGIRGQIINTGNEYLVREGMWDNGYSPRQREYDGGEIYVYDLNFNFVKKIKFNEYIMQMSYLDGICYVLYDRTYDLYKSSDLETWTKVENGIGVPMRNKYTTIFETFATVEYGDPFSLTNFTSTAVRCIDGVPGQRVAMEDNEFNRIFVLGDYFFSINNSIENGRVPSFSYSKDGIYWATQKVPGAWGIDYIILSEDSIYVVKDDFVLKYSLSDIDATVPYQTDYVQVNGNILGFDVPPANEDGRLLVPMRFLFEQMGAQVAWDGGTQTATVTKDGKQVSFQINNNSANVGGETKAMDVPARLIKGRTMVPLRFLSENLGYNVRWDSDSHIVAIN
- a CDS encoding AraC family transcriptional regulator; the protein is MSEVYTVHFAPDEKIRMMVQTSETEKRYHKHNFLELVYITNGKALHHFDSKETILQRGSFFIVDYGTPHQYKRFEDSDFGLINCLFIPSFIDETLVNCRTFTRLLDNYLIRFRYQPSSSPINRVFYDEDGSIYALMQKLVREYEEKAPGCMEVMRCNLIEVIIRIMRRVTPEKIAADSGSISSYIVNFINEHYMESPTLSNISSQLNFSLPYLSRKFKEDTGMTFLSCLQKVRIEQSCRLLANTDKKVVEIAGLVGYDKIKFFNAVFKKHMNVTPNQFRRILVQSK
- a CDS encoding family 78 glycoside hydrolase catalytic domain yields the protein MSKTPPKNEIMTIVLLYLRGYTVVNIKRKEWNRMKWQAKWIRPSVDFGKVNPVYRKKLNIKGKLSGAELVITAMGVYEAAIDGKRVGDFILAPGWTSYSKRHQYQTYDITDMLSNTSVLEVTVGEGWYRGRLAGWIKRENERASIPPAIIAQIELTYADGSHELILTDKTWEAAESPVLFSNIYDGEVYDARHVDNTFYPAAEMADATTDNLIPQQGEKVTEHEHLKPLRAFVTPKGEKVIDFGQNLTGYVAFTVNAKAGERVVISCAETLDADGNFYNANYRSAKSKIEYTCKDGVQFHKPSLTFFGFRYIRLDEVPSGWNADDFTAIALYSDMKRTGHLICSDSRLNRLFDNIVWGQKSNFLDVPTDCPQRDERLGWTGDAQVFCRTATYNFDAKKFFEKWLADLAADQGEDGYVPHVVPDCLPKRESSAAWGDAAVICPWQVYLTYGDTEILKNQFESMKLRIKYIGGHTSDKYLWTGAKHFGDWLGLDSPEGSYKGSTRADFIASAYYAYTTSLVVKAGKALGADVSEYEALYENILKAFRKAFSTYKTQTEHVLALYFDLAEDKKPVADSLAKMIRENGNKLKTGFVGTPYLLHALSDNGHADVAYSLLLQDEFPSWLYSVKKGATTIWEHWDGVKEDGSFWSTDMNSFNHYAYGSVGDWVYGVAAGIRTVEEHPGFERVLIKPIPDERLSWLCAELETKYGTIRSKWTYVDGRARYEIDTPSPATIVIGDKTYEVEKGSYIF
- a CDS encoding S-layer homology domain-containing protein, with the translated sequence MKRFLTAFLLILSLLPVSVFASDDGFDMKSSYDAEKNAVVWENDMFAATFTGNSASDVKTENGMVKSVSFPGTVQVQFKGVFDQAFLYKNNGNGEYSDNFFTNVEQVAGTNDTYETNSAVLTEGEYTLGFILDYGSYATGQSITIYVGSGAQNPDTQQPTAPGSSDNGSFIQIDTDRASYFTDSTTLSDGANISEWAASEVNEALQKSIVPKSIYDESNYKRAITRKEFAYVMVGAMQSFSYTFDDLTSYFKAYGFHTDFTDSNNDLIIQIARMNNIINGTSETTFSPDGLLTREQAAAMLERLYDQCQTQYGIGKPIITDPTYFADRDKFSSWAESGINFVSALTDPQTSRLVMGGVGDDCFLPDGQLTVEQALIAAKRMISFAESKHS
- a CDS encoding helix-turn-helix transcriptional regulator, with translation MQGHFIQRLEVLFVTISQRLFEIMKEKKLSDADLARGTGISANTIGDWRRKGTNPSADKIPCICNFLDISTDFLLMGKERAPQIPESMNELFEVYETLDKAGRAIVLAKAYEEQRSKLKRLSKVNEAEIAEEIMELASQNAAELSKSKHHG
- a CDS encoding helix-turn-helix transcriptional regulator, producing MSFSKNLKKFRENCGLTQEELAEKLNVSRPLITRFELGIKKPSLDLLEQIAGALDCSMADLLS
- a CDS encoding DUF6011 domain-containing protein; the encoded protein is MKQYRTCPTCGATLDPGEKCICGGHKTKIELFTVTATRCRRCGGILTSKFGIKNGIGPCCRKKELAMSQIDPMQIALGDDL